In one Pseudomonas sp. MM211 genomic region, the following are encoded:
- a CDS encoding DUF2790 domain-containing protein, with the protein MKIATAVTALLSSLAPAVFAADMQPKPGAGLPTEDYHYGMKVDVQKVLYRTDVSDKRGVVPVIMVFTDSQGETHKMRFLEWGGRYDG; encoded by the coding sequence ATGAAAATCGCAACTGCCGTTACCGCTCTGCTTTCCAGTCTCGCTCCTGCCGTGTTCGCCGCCGACATGCAGCCCAAACCCGGTGCTGGCCTGCCGACCGAGGACTATCACTACGGCATGAAAGTCGATGTGCAGAAAGTCCTGTATCGCACCGACGTCTCCGACAAGAGAGGTGTCGTGCCGGTGATCATGGTGTTCACCGACAGCCAGGGCGAAACCCACAAGATGCGTTTCCTCGAGTGGGGCGGCCGCTACGACGGCTGA
- a CDS encoding beta-ketoacyl-ACP synthase III — MHNVVISGTGLYTPANSISNDELVASFNAFVQQFNADNAEAIGRGEVEALSESNSAFIEKASGIKSRFVIDKQGILDPQRMVPSIPERDNEQWGILCEMAVAAAEQALARAGKTAADIDGVIVACSNLQRAYPAVAIEVQAALGIQGFGYDMNVACSSATFGIQAAVNSVQLGQARAILMVNPEICTSHLNFRDRDSHFIFGDAATAVIIERADLATSAHQFEVVGTKLLTQFSNNIRNNFGFLNRAAETASQSASDKLFVQEGRKVFKEVCPMVAELIASHLQENGLDVADVKRFWLHQANLNMNQLIARKLLGRDPEPQEAPVILDTYANTSSAGSVIALHKNQDDLPAGSIGVLSSFGAGYSIGSVILRKR, encoded by the coding sequence GTGCATAACGTCGTCATCAGCGGTACGGGCCTGTACACCCCGGCCAACAGCATTTCCAACGACGAGTTGGTGGCGTCTTTCAATGCCTTCGTCCAGCAGTTCAACGCCGATAATGCCGAAGCCATCGGCCGCGGTGAGGTCGAGGCGTTGAGCGAATCGAACAGCGCTTTCATCGAAAAAGCGTCAGGCATTAAAAGCCGCTTCGTGATCGACAAACAGGGCATTCTCGACCCACAGCGTATGGTGCCCTCCATCCCCGAACGCGATAACGAACAGTGGGGGATTCTCTGCGAAATGGCGGTTGCTGCTGCCGAGCAGGCGCTGGCCCGTGCCGGCAAGACTGCAGCCGATATCGACGGTGTCATCGTCGCCTGTTCCAACCTGCAGCGCGCCTACCCGGCGGTGGCTATCGAAGTGCAAGCGGCACTGGGCATCCAGGGTTTTGGTTATGACATGAACGTGGCCTGCTCTTCGGCCACTTTCGGTATTCAGGCGGCGGTTAACAGCGTGCAGCTTGGCCAGGCTCGGGCGATCCTCATGGTCAATCCGGAAATCTGCACCAGCCACCTGAATTTCCGTGACCGTGATAGCCATTTCATTTTCGGCGATGCCGCTACGGCGGTAATCATCGAACGCGCCGATCTGGCGACCTCAGCGCACCAGTTCGAGGTGGTTGGCACCAAGTTGCTGACACAGTTCTCCAACAACATCCGCAACAACTTCGGTTTCCTCAACCGCGCTGCTGAAACCGCTAGCCAGTCGGCCAGCGACAAGCTGTTCGTGCAGGAAGGGCGCAAGGTGTTCAAGGAAGTCTGCCCGATGGTGGCCGAGCTGATCGCCAGCCACCTGCAGGAAAATGGGCTGGACGTGGCTGATGTGAAGCGCTTCTGGCTGCACCAGGCCAACCTCAACATGAACCAGTTGATCGCCCGCAAATTGCTCGGTCGTGACCCTGAACCACAGGAAGCGCCGGTGATCCTCGACACTTACGCCAACACCAGTTCGGCGGGTTCGGTGATCGCTCTGCACAAGAATCAGGATGATCTGCCGGCAGGCTCCATCGGCGTGCTCAGCTCCTTTGGTGCAGGTTACTCCATCGGCAGCGTGATTCTGCGCAAGCGCTGA
- a CDS encoding ABC transporter ATP-binding protein, with product MLFRRFENLIDVFKPSPDVAPPEGMLRFYAHYLKQVWPLMIAVLVIGFFAALIEVALFSFLGQLIDMAQATTDARTFFAEHRNELLWMALVALIIRPFVFGLHNLLTHQAINPGLTNLIRWQNHRYVLKQSLNFFQNDFAGRIAQRVMQTGPSLRDSAMQVIDALWHVLVYAGSALYLFAAADLRLVVPLSLWIIGYSAALWYFVPRIKARSAAASAARSKVMGRVVDGYSNVATLKLFAHSREEETYAREAMQELLDKFRLQSRTITSLDFLITCMNGLLIVGTGALALWLWSESLISTGAIALALGLVIRINNMAEWIMWVVNGIFENVGTVQDGMQTIVQPREVLDREDANPLQVQQGGVRFDDVNFHYGKKGGVISGLTIDIRPGEKIGLVGPSGAGKSTLVNLLLRLYDLESGRILIDGQNIADVSQETLRANIGVVTQDTSLLHRSIRDNLRYGRPDASDEELWAAARKARADGFINTLDDSQGGVGFEAQVGERGVKLSGGQRQRIAIARVLLKDAPILVMDEATSALDSEVESAIQESLDSLMDGKTVIAIAHRLSTIARMDRLVVIDKGQVIETGTHAELIERGGLYARLWQHQTGGFVGVD from the coding sequence ATGTTGTTCCGCCGCTTCGAAAACCTGATCGATGTCTTCAAACCCAGCCCTGACGTAGCACCGCCTGAAGGCATGCTGCGGTTCTACGCCCATTACCTCAAACAGGTCTGGCCGTTGATGATCGCCGTGCTGGTGATCGGCTTCTTCGCAGCGTTGATCGAAGTGGCGTTGTTCAGTTTTCTCGGCCAACTGATCGACATGGCCCAGGCGACCACCGACGCCCGTACGTTCTTCGCCGAACACCGCAACGAACTGCTGTGGATGGCGCTGGTCGCGCTGATCATCCGGCCCTTCGTGTTCGGCCTGCACAACCTGCTCACCCATCAGGCGATCAACCCGGGGCTGACCAACCTGATCCGCTGGCAGAACCACCGCTACGTGCTCAAGCAGAGCCTGAACTTCTTCCAGAACGACTTCGCCGGGCGTATCGCCCAGCGGGTCATGCAGACCGGTCCGTCGCTGCGCGATTCGGCCATGCAGGTGATCGATGCACTGTGGCACGTGCTGGTCTACGCCGGCAGTGCGCTATACCTGTTCGCGGCCGCGGACCTGCGCCTGGTGGTGCCACTGTCGCTGTGGATCATCGGCTACAGCGCCGCGCTCTGGTACTTCGTGCCACGCATCAAGGCCCGCTCGGCCGCCGCCTCGGCGGCACGCTCCAAGGTCATGGGCCGGGTGGTCGACGGTTACAGTAACGTCGCCACGTTGAAGCTGTTCGCCCACTCCCGCGAGGAAGAAACCTACGCTCGCGAGGCCATGCAGGAGCTGCTCGATAAATTCCGCCTGCAGTCGCGCACCATCACCAGCCTGGACTTCCTGATCACCTGCATGAACGGCCTGCTGATCGTCGGTACCGGCGCCCTGGCCCTGTGGCTATGGAGCGAGTCGCTGATCAGCACTGGCGCCATCGCCCTGGCACTGGGCCTGGTGATCCGCATCAACAACATGGCCGAATGGATCATGTGGGTGGTCAACGGCATCTTCGAGAACGTCGGCACCGTGCAGGACGGCATGCAGACCATCGTTCAGCCGCGCGAGGTGCTCGACCGCGAAGACGCCAATCCGCTACAGGTACAGCAAGGCGGTGTGCGCTTCGACGACGTGAACTTCCACTACGGCAAGAAAGGCGGCGTGATCAGCGGTCTGACCATCGACATTCGCCCTGGCGAAAAAATCGGCCTGGTGGGCCCGTCGGGCGCCGGCAAGTCGACCCTGGTCAATCTGCTGCTGCGCCTCTATGACCTGGAAAGCGGGCGCATCCTCATCGATGGCCAGAACATCGCCGATGTCAGCCAGGAAACCCTGCGCGCCAACATCGGCGTGGTCACTCAGGACACCTCCCTGCTGCACCGCTCGATCCGCGACAACCTGCGCTATGGCAGGCCCGATGCCAGTGATGAAGAGCTCTGGGCGGCAGCCCGTAAGGCCCGTGCGGATGGCTTCATCAACACGCTGGACGATAGCCAGGGCGGCGTCGGTTTCGAGGCCCAGGTCGGCGAACGTGGGGTCAAGCTGTCCGGCGGGCAGCGTCAGCGCATCGCCATTGCCCGGGTGCTGCTCAAGGACGCGCCGATTCTGGTGATGGACGAAGCCACCTCAGCCTTGGACTCGGAAGTCGAATCGGCCATTCAGGAAAGCCTCGACAGCCTCATGGACGGCAAGACGGTAATCGCCATCGCCCACCGACTGTCGACCATTGCGCGCATGGATCGCCTGGTGGTGATCGACAAGGGCCAGGTGATCGAGACTGGCACTCACGCCGAGCTGATCGAGCGCGGCGGCCTGTATGCCCGTCTGTGGCAACACCAGACCGGCGGCTTCGTCGGCGTCGATTGA
- a CDS encoding carboxy terminal-processing peptidase, with product MKRSLISATLALVLGLGALPLAAKTSQADPWEYLQPDRDQVIASLNVVELLQRHHYSKPPLDNERSEKIYQGYLKMLDPSRSYFTASDIAEFDRWKDKFDDLLKKGDLEPGFHIYKRQLERQQGRLTYVQGLLAKGVDKIDFTVNEDLLVDREKAPWAKDVAELDELWRKRLKDEVLRLKIAGKEPKAIQELLTKRYKAQQARLQQTRSEDVFQAYINAFAMTYDPHTNYLSPDSAENFDINMSLSLEGIGAVLQSDNEHVKVVRLVPAGPAEKTKQISPADKIVGVAQGDDEMVDVIGWRLDEVVKLIRGPKGSRVRLEVIPASNAPNDQTSKVVSITREAVKLEEQAAKKSVLKIEQDGKPYSLGVIEIPAFYLDFKAFRAGDPDYKSTTRDVKKLITELQAEKVDGIVIDLRNNGGGSLQEATELTGLFIDKGPTVLVRNSDGRVDVLADEQEGAFYKGPLALLVNRLSASASEIFAGAMQDYHRALILGGQTFGKGTVQTIQPLNHGELKLTLAKFYRVSGQSTQHRGVVPDISYPDVMDNKEIGESALPEAMPWDSIRPAIKPELDPIKPFLTELKNRYDSRTADNPDFNFARERLALSRELMAEKTVSLNETKRRAQQADIEKRQLVIENARRSAKGEEPLTELKKEDEDDALAQSEEEKKTKPEDDAYLSETGHILIDYLKLNTRLAKQ from the coding sequence ATGAAGCGATCTCTTATCAGCGCCACCCTGGCCCTCGTTCTCGGGCTGGGCGCATTGCCCCTCGCAGCCAAAACCAGCCAAGCCGATCCGTGGGAATACCTGCAGCCTGATCGTGACCAGGTTATCGCCAGCCTGAACGTCGTCGAACTGCTGCAGCGTCATCACTACAGCAAGCCGCCGCTCGACAATGAACGCTCGGAGAAAATCTATCAGGGCTACCTGAAGATGCTCGATCCGTCGCGCAGCTATTTCACGGCCTCCGATATCGCCGAGTTCGACCGCTGGAAGGACAAGTTCGACGACCTGCTGAAAAAGGGTGACCTCGAACCTGGTTTCCATATCTACAAGCGTCAGCTCGAGCGTCAGCAAGGCCGCCTGACTTACGTGCAGGGGCTGCTGGCCAAGGGTGTCGACAAGATTGACTTCACGGTCAACGAAGACCTGTTGGTCGATCGTGAAAAAGCCCCTTGGGCCAAAGACGTTGCCGAGCTGGACGAGCTGTGGCGCAAACGTCTGAAAGACGAAGTGCTGCGCCTGAAAATCGCTGGCAAGGAACCCAAGGCGATTCAGGAGCTGCTCACCAAGCGCTACAAAGCCCAGCAGGCACGTCTGCAGCAGACCCGCAGCGAGGACGTGTTCCAGGCGTACATCAACGCCTTCGCCATGACCTACGATCCACACACCAATTACCTGTCGCCGGACAGTGCAGAAAACTTCGACATCAACATGAGCCTTTCCCTCGAGGGCATTGGTGCCGTACTGCAGAGCGACAACGAGCACGTCAAAGTTGTGCGCCTGGTGCCGGCCGGCCCTGCCGAGAAAACCAAGCAGATCTCCCCCGCGGACAAAATCGTCGGTGTCGCTCAGGGTGACGACGAGATGGTCGACGTGATCGGCTGGCGCCTTGATGAAGTGGTCAAGCTGATCCGCGGCCCCAAAGGCTCGCGCGTACGCCTGGAAGTGATTCCGGCGAGCAATGCGCCGAATGACCAGACCAGCAAGGTGGTGAGCATCACCCGTGAGGCGGTCAAGCTGGAAGAACAGGCGGCGAAGAAGTCCGTCCTCAAGATTGAGCAGGATGGTAAGCCCTATAGCCTGGGTGTGATCGAGATTCCGGCTTTCTATCTGGACTTCAAGGCGTTCCGCGCTGGCGACCCCGATTACAAGAGCACCACACGCGACGTCAAAAAGCTGATCACCGAACTGCAGGCTGAGAAGGTCGACGGTATCGTCATCGATCTGCGCAACAACGGCGGCGGCTCGCTGCAAGAAGCCACCGAACTGACCGGCCTGTTCATCGACAAGGGCCCGACCGTACTGGTGCGCAACAGCGATGGCCGCGTCGACGTATTGGCTGATGAGCAAGAAGGTGCCTTCTACAAAGGCCCGCTGGCACTGCTGGTCAACCGTCTGTCTGCCTCGGCTTCGGAAATTTTCGCCGGCGCCATGCAGGACTACCATCGCGCGCTGATCCTCGGTGGCCAGACCTTCGGCAAAGGCACCGTGCAGACCATCCAGCCGTTGAACCATGGCGAGCTGAAGCTGACCCTGGCCAAGTTCTACCGCGTATCCGGGCAGAGCACCCAGCACCGCGGCGTGGTGCCGGACATCTCCTATCCTGACGTGATGGACAACAAGGAAATCGGCGAAAGCGCCCTGCCCGAAGCCATGCCGTGGGACAGCATCCGTCCGGCGATCAAACCCGAACTGGATCCGATCAAGCCGTTCTTGACCGAGTTGAAAAACCGTTACGACAGCCGTACGGCCGACAACCCGGACTTCAACTTCGCCCGTGAGCGCCTGGCCCTGTCTCGCGAGCTGATGGCCGAGAAAACCGTCAGCCTCAACGAAACCAAGCGCCGCGCTCAACAGGCCGATATCGAGAAACGCCAGTTGGTGATCGAGAACGCCCGTCGCAGCGCCAAAGGCGAGGAGCCTCTGACCGAGCTGAAGAAGGAAGATGAGGACGACGCCCTGGCGCAGAGCGAGGAAGAGAAGAAGACCAAACCGGAAGACGACGCCTACCTGTCGGAAACCGGCCACATCCTGATCGACTACCTCAAGCTCAACACACGCCTGGCGAAGCAGTGA
- a CDS encoding NAD(P)H-quinone oxidoreductase, with product MKALQGVEGQVEWVQRPTPACDVGEVRIRVVAAGLNRADLLQRAGLYPPPPGASDILGLECAGIVSEVGAGCDWQVGDRVCALLAGGGLAEEVVVDARHVLPVPEGVSLHEAAGLPEVYATAWLNLFQLAGLKPGEKVLLHAGASGVGSAAIQLCKAFGSACWVSVGSAERLTYCESLGAAGGAIRGGDGLEKLHEVGPFEVILDPVGASYAALNLKLLALDGRWVNIGLMGGRKAELDMALLLGKRIQLIGSTLRSRDDLFKAELLRDLRQHVWPLFSEGRLKPQLAQTFPIAEAQEAFATLEGNQVNGKLVLVIDESLS from the coding sequence GTGAAAGCATTGCAAGGCGTGGAAGGGCAGGTGGAATGGGTGCAACGTCCCACTCCTGCCTGTGATGTGGGTGAAGTGCGCATTCGCGTGGTGGCTGCGGGGCTGAACCGTGCCGATCTGTTGCAGCGTGCCGGGCTGTATCCGCCGCCACCGGGCGCCAGCGATATTCTCGGCCTTGAATGCGCCGGTATCGTCAGCGAAGTGGGTGCCGGCTGCGACTGGCAGGTGGGTGACCGGGTTTGCGCCTTGCTGGCCGGTGGCGGGCTGGCCGAGGAAGTGGTGGTCGATGCACGCCACGTGCTGCCCGTGCCGGAAGGCGTGTCGCTGCACGAAGCGGCGGGGCTGCCGGAGGTCTACGCGACGGCCTGGCTCAACCTGTTCCAGCTGGCCGGCCTGAAACCCGGCGAGAAAGTGTTGCTGCATGCGGGCGCCAGTGGCGTTGGCTCGGCTGCGATCCAGCTGTGCAAGGCTTTCGGTAGCGCCTGTTGGGTCAGCGTCGGTTCGGCCGAACGGTTGACCTACTGCGAGAGTCTGGGTGCTGCCGGGGGAGCGATTCGCGGTGGAGATGGCCTGGAGAAATTGCATGAGGTTGGCCCATTCGAGGTCATTCTCGACCCCGTGGGGGCCAGTTACGCCGCGCTGAACCTGAAGCTGCTGGCACTCGACGGCCGTTGGGTGAACATCGGCCTGATGGGCGGTCGCAAGGCGGAGTTGGATATGGCATTGCTGCTCGGTAAGCGCATCCAGCTGATTGGCTCGACGCTACGCAGCCGCGACGACCTGTTCAAAGCCGAACTGCTGCGTGATCTGCGCCAGCACGTATGGCCGCTGTTCAGTGAGGGGCGGCTCAAGCCGCAACTGGCGCAAACCTTCCCGATTGCCGAGGCACAGGAGGCCTTTGCCACGCTGGAAGGCAATCAGGTCAACGGTAAGTTGGTGCTGGTGATTGACGAAAGCCTGAGCTGA
- a CDS encoding GNAT family N-acetyltransferase, whose amino-acid sequence MPVYSLHALNELDAATWDGLLSSPQPFLRHAFLSALEDSGSVGGRSGWQAAHQVLLGADGKPLAALPAYVKYHSSGEYVFDHGWADACRRAGIAYYPKLLGAIPFSPVTGQRLLGTAEAAGQLLDGVTASLEEQGLSSLHVNFTDAAGDEMLQGREGWLQRLGCQFHWHNRGYRDFQDFLDTLSSRKRKQMRKEREQVAGQGIHFDWREGQQLSEAEWDFVYHCYANTYHIRGQAPYLTRAFFSLLAERMPEAIRVVLACRGAQPVAMAFSLLGGDSVYGRYWGCLAEFDRLHFETCFYQGMEQAIELGLQRFDAGAQGEHKLIRGFEPVITHSWHYLVHGGLRDAVAGFLQEEREGVLAYAEQAREMLPYRQA is encoded by the coding sequence ATGCCTGTTTACAGCCTGCACGCCCTCAACGAACTCGACGCCGCCACCTGGGATGGCCTACTCAGCAGCCCCCAGCCCTTTCTGCGCCACGCTTTTCTCAGCGCCCTCGAAGACAGCGGCAGCGTTGGCGGACGAAGCGGTTGGCAGGCGGCGCACCAGGTGCTGCTCGGTGCCGATGGCAAGCCGCTGGCGGCGCTGCCGGCCTACGTCAAATACCATTCTTCCGGCGAGTACGTGTTCGATCATGGCTGGGCCGATGCTTGCCGTCGCGCTGGTATCGCCTATTACCCCAAGCTGCTGGGTGCCATTCCGTTTTCGCCGGTAACCGGCCAGCGTCTGCTAGGTACGGCCGAGGCGGCGGGGCAGCTGCTCGACGGAGTTACCGCTTCCCTCGAGGAACAGGGGCTGTCCAGCTTGCACGTGAACTTCACTGATGCCGCTGGCGATGAGATGCTGCAGGGGCGTGAGGGTTGGCTGCAGCGTCTGGGCTGTCAGTTTCACTGGCACAACCGCGGCTACCGGGATTTTCAGGATTTTCTCGACACCCTCAGCTCACGCAAACGCAAGCAGATGCGCAAGGAGCGCGAGCAGGTGGCGGGGCAGGGCATCCATTTCGACTGGCGCGAAGGGCAGCAGTTGAGCGAGGCGGAGTGGGACTTCGTCTATCACTGCTATGCCAATACCTACCATATACGCGGTCAGGCACCTTACCTGACCCGGGCCTTCTTCAGCCTGTTGGCCGAGCGCATGCCCGAGGCCATTCGCGTGGTGCTGGCCTGTCGCGGCGCACAGCCGGTGGCCATGGCGTTCAGCCTGCTCGGTGGCGACAGCGTGTATGGGCGTTACTGGGGTTGCCTGGCCGAGTTCGATCGGCTGCACTTCGAGACCTGTTTCTACCAGGGCATGGAGCAGGCTATCGAGCTGGGTCTGCAGCGCTTCGATGCGGGCGCACAGGGTGAGCACAAGCTGATTCGCGGCTTCGAACCGGTCATCACCCATTCCTGGCACTACCTGGTGCATGGCGGGCTACGTGATGCGGTGGCGGGGTTTCTGCAGGAGGAGCGGGAGGGCGTGCTGGCCTACGCTGAGCAGGCGCGGGAGATGCTGCCGTACAGGCAGGCCTGA
- a CDS encoding OprO/OprP family phosphate-selective porin: MIRKHFAGFAASALALAVSAQAFAGTVTTDGADIVVKTKGGLEVATTDKQFGFKLGGRVQADYSTFDGIYTVNGDNADAAYLRRAFLELSGYVYKDWAYVLSYDFSHNSGSQEDGYFDEASIAYNGFAPISIKVGRFDPEFGLEKATSSKWVTATERNAAYELVDWANAHQNGLGVQVSGTAADSLYGSVGVSAKDQNDVDGESTKQFNLRGVFAPMHEAGNVLHVGFNYAYRDLSDTAFDGRIRSRMGMRGVSTGGGNDAGTNGNRLVLGGANNLVAGSYGDDAAMGLEAAFAAGPFSIQGEYIKRKLEADDAAFQDIKATGYYGQVAYTLTGEARGYKLGKFDSIKPENKQIGAWELFYRYDNLSVDDDNGAFANVGDVEAKVHNLGVNWYVNDVIKVSGMYVKAKADNATNANGDDDGDGMVFRAQYAF, encoded by the coding sequence ATGATCCGTAAGCACTTCGCCGGTTTCGCAGCCAGCGCCCTGGCTCTGGCCGTTTCCGCCCAGGCTTTCGCCGGTACTGTCACCACTGACGGCGCTGACATCGTAGTTAAAACCAAAGGCGGCCTTGAGGTTGCCACCACTGACAAGCAATTCGGTTTCAAGCTCGGTGGCCGTGTACAAGCTGACTACAGCACTTTCGATGGTATCTACACCGTAAACGGTGACAACGCTGATGCTGCCTACCTGCGCCGCGCGTTTCTTGAACTCTCCGGCTATGTCTACAAAGACTGGGCCTACGTTCTGAGCTACGACTTCTCGCACAACTCGGGTAGCCAGGAAGATGGTTATTTCGATGAGGCTTCCATCGCCTACAACGGCTTCGCTCCGATCTCTATCAAAGTTGGCCGTTTCGACCCGGAGTTCGGCCTGGAAAAAGCCACCAGCTCGAAGTGGGTGACAGCTACTGAGCGTAACGCTGCTTACGAATTGGTCGACTGGGCCAACGCCCACCAGAATGGCCTCGGCGTCCAAGTTTCTGGTACTGCGGCTGACTCCCTCTACGGCTCGGTTGGTGTTAGCGCCAAGGATCAGAACGACGTCGATGGCGAGAGCACCAAGCAGTTCAACCTGCGCGGCGTTTTTGCACCGATGCACGAGGCCGGCAACGTACTGCACGTCGGTTTCAACTATGCCTACCGCGATCTATCCGACACTGCCTTCGATGGCCGCATCCGCAGCCGCATGGGTATGCGTGGTGTGAGCACCGGTGGTGGCAATGACGCCGGTACCAATGGCAACCGCCTGGTACTGGGTGGTGCCAACAACCTGGTAGCCGGCTCTTATGGCGACGATGCCGCCATGGGTCTGGAAGCTGCCTTTGCGGCAGGCCCGTTCTCGATCCAGGGCGAATACATCAAGCGTAAGCTGGAGGCCGATGACGCCGCGTTCCAGGACATCAAGGCCACGGGTTATTACGGCCAGGTTGCCTACACGCTGACCGGCGAAGCCCGTGGCTACAAGCTCGGCAAGTTCGACAGCATCAAGCCTGAGAACAAGCAGATCGGTGCCTGGGAACTGTTTTACCGCTACGACAACCTGTCGGTCGATGATGACAATGGCGCTTTCGCAAACGTTGGCGATGTCGAAGCCAAAGTTCATAACCTGGGTGTCAACTGGTACGTCAACGATGTGATCAAAGTAAGCGGTATGTACGTCAAGGCCAAGGCTGACAACGCTACCAACGCCAATGGCGATGACGACGGTGATGGCATGGTCTTCCGCGCCCAATACGCGTTCTAA
- a CDS encoding FMN-binding glutamate synthase family protein, with protein sequence MNLSLLSRYAFFAFCVLFTLTSLAFWRHEWVWPLTLVGALLSLIGVGDLLQKRHAVRRNYPILGNIRYLVEGIRPEIRQYLLEGDSEQLPFSRAQRSLVYARAKNEGGDKPFGTLIDVYQNGFQFISHSMRPAPLSDPDSFRVIIGGPQCSQPYSASLFNISAMSFGSLSANAIRALNKGAKLGNFAHDTGEGSISSYHREHDGDLIWELGSGYFGCRTGSGTFDEERFAAQAKRPQVRMIEIKLSQGAKPGHGGILPKHKITPEIAETRGVPMGEDCVSPSRHSAFSTPIELLQFIARLRELSGGKPVGFKFCLGHPWEFMGIAKAMLETGILPDFIVVDGKEGGTGAAPVEFTDHLGVPMREGLLFVHNTLVGLNLRDKIKLGASGKIVSAFDIARVLAIGADWANSARGFMFAIGCIQSQSCHTNKCPTGVATQDPLRQRALVVEDKAQRVYNFHRNTLKALAEMLAAAGLDHPAQMDARHLVQRMSATEIQLFSQQHVFLKPGELLSGKIEGEFYARMWKMARADSFDAAA encoded by the coding sequence ATGAACCTGTCCCTGCTCAGTCGCTACGCCTTTTTCGCCTTCTGCGTGCTGTTCACCCTCACCAGCCTGGCTTTCTGGAGGCATGAATGGGTCTGGCCGCTGACCCTGGTCGGCGCCCTGCTGAGCCTGATTGGCGTGGGTGATCTGCTGCAGAAACGCCATGCAGTGCGCCGAAACTATCCAATTCTGGGCAACATCCGCTACCTGGTCGAGGGCATCCGCCCGGAGATTCGCCAATACCTGCTTGAAGGCGACAGTGAGCAACTGCCTTTTTCCCGTGCCCAGCGCTCGCTGGTGTATGCACGGGCCAAGAACGAGGGTGGCGACAAACCCTTTGGTACGCTCATCGATGTTTACCAGAATGGCTTTCAGTTCATCAGCCACTCGATGCGCCCCGCACCGCTAAGCGATCCGGACAGCTTCCGGGTAATCATCGGCGGGCCGCAATGCAGCCAGCCCTACTCGGCCTCGCTGTTCAACATTTCCGCGATGAGTTTCGGCTCGCTCAGCGCCAACGCCATCCGCGCGCTGAACAAAGGGGCCAAACTGGGCAACTTCGCCCACGATACTGGCGAAGGCAGTATCAGCAGCTACCACCGTGAGCATGACGGCGACCTGATCTGGGAATTGGGCAGCGGTTATTTCGGCTGCCGCACCGGCTCGGGCACCTTTGACGAGGAGCGTTTTGCAGCCCAAGCGAAAAGGCCCCAGGTACGCATGATCGAGATCAAGCTTTCGCAGGGCGCCAAACCCGGTCACGGCGGCATCCTGCCCAAGCATAAGATCACCCCGGAGATTGCCGAGACCCGCGGCGTACCGATGGGTGAAGACTGTGTGTCGCCATCACGTCATAGCGCGTTCTCGACCCCTATAGAACTGCTCCAGTTCATTGCCCGCCTGCGTGAGCTGTCGGGCGGCAAGCCCGTCGGGTTCAAGTTTTGCCTCGGCCATCCGTGGGAGTTCATGGGAATTGCCAAGGCCATGCTGGAAACCGGCATTCTGCCTGACTTCATCGTCGTCGATGGCAAGGAAGGTGGTACTGGCGCAGCGCCCGTGGAGTTCACCGACCACCTTGGCGTGCCTATGCGTGAGGGCCTGCTGTTCGTACACAACACCCTGGTCGGCCTGAATCTGCGTGACAAGATCAAGCTCGGCGCCAGCGGCAAGATCGTCAGCGCATTCGACATCGCCCGCGTATTGGCCATCGGCGCCGATTGGGCCAACTCGGCACGCGGCTTCATGTTCGCCATTGGTTGCATTCAAAGCCAGAGTTGCCACACCAACAAATGCCCAACTGGAGTGGCTACCCAAGATCCGCTGCGCCAGCGTGCACTGGTGGTCGAAGACAAGGCCCAGCGGGTTTACAACTTCCACCGCAATACGCTCAAGGCGCTGGCGGAAATGCTCGCCGCAGCCGGCCTCGATCACCCGGCGCAGATGGATGCACGGCATTTGGTGCAACGTATGTCCGCCACGGAAATTCAGCTGTTTTCCCAGCAGCACGTATTCCTCAAGCCGGGTGAGTTGCTCAGCGGCAAGATCGAGGGAGAGTTCTACGCAAGGATGTGGAAAATGGCCCGCGCCGACAGCTTCGACGCCGCAGCCTGA